Genomic DNA from Vanrija pseudolonga chromosome 3, complete sequence:
gcATACTTTGTCATCGGCGTCATCTACAACCACCAGACGTACTCGGCGCGCGGGTGGGACCTGGTCCCGCACCGCGACTTCTGGCGCGAGCTGCCTGGCCTCACCCAGGATCTGGGCGGGCACGTGTTTGGTGGACGgggtggcgggcggggcgggtaCAGTTCGCTGGGTTAgagccgcgcagcggcgagctggcgagctggcgcggcagcgccagcgacTAGTacgacgagcggcgaggacaCCTGGCGATCTACAGCGCGGTCGCGGCACATGCATTCATTCATAGAGCACCACACCTCGAGAAACACACAGCGCACCAGATCGGCCCTTCATCAGGGCCACAATGCGTTGTCCCAGCAGCGCCAAACAGCCCCACGCTTATCCCTGCGGAGCGCAGTGTGTTGTCGTTGCGAAAGAGAACGCACAGTGCCGAGGCACacgagctggcgcggcggccggcgcggggggccTGCGTCGCACGCAGGTTGTGGGCTGGCTGGACGAGGCGTACACAGAACCTTCAGGGTGCTACAGGCCGTCGTGTCGCCCGAGCGAAACGCACAACGCTTAGTCGTGTGGAGCGCAGTGTGTTTGTTgtggcgacgtcggcgtgggaggtggtggtggcggcggtgacgagggcAGGTGTGGCTCGGCTCCCACggaggtggggggtgggCATGGTGGGTGCCGCCATGCCACACGTCACGGGGCGGGCAGAGGTGCGAGCTGCGACGTTCGGCTGCAGCGTAGCGTGCTGTGATGAGCCCATCCCAGTGGCAGCGTTGCCGTCAGCTGTCGGCAGTGCATTGAGAGCGAGACCCGGAACTGGTCAGTGGTCGCGTGAGAGCGAGCGTGGTCAGTCGACTCGTCCGATCCCAACCCTCCCACATCTCAAGTACAATGCTGCATGCCATGCGGATGAGGAACCATAAGGGAGGTatgtgggtgggtgcgtcGGTGGGTCGTGAGGCGGGGCCGTCGCGGTGCTGGTCAGGTCGGTCCAGTCGAGCAGAGTGGAGTCTAGTCGTACCCGCATGCCCGCGGCTCAcgcccgcgctgcgcgcggccgttCGCCTAGAACCCCCGCATCTCCAACCACCCCttcacctcctcgacccacCGGCCGCGCACCTCGATCTGCTTGCTGGTCGGCTTGATGACCACCGATGGCGGCTTGGAGATGGGGTCGATGtgcccgtcggcgaggtagtTGGCCAGGTCTTGTCTGAGCGCCTGTAGgtcgcgagcgtcagcgagcggccGGGTACGGGGGCACacagagcagagcagcgcgAGACGCGAGGCGGGGGGGTATTGCGTCGATATGGCAACGCCGTAGCAAGCCAGCGCCAGAGCGACAGCCGACACCAACACACCAACACCCGCCTCGCGTGCGACTCACCAAAACATTCCCCTTGACCCTCCTGACGACAGTCGTCGCGTTCCCCCCGTTCCTAAAGTCCGAGTAGACGGGCAGCTGGCCCGTCGAGGTCCGTTCGACAATGTACTTCGGCGTGAACGACACTTCGaccgggcgggcggcggcgtcgggggagggggaggacgccgaggccgacgccgaggcggaggacgcgcgcgcggccgcggggaCGGTGCgtgccagcagcagggcgcggcgcgaggtcgtggcTGCCGAGGTGAGCATTGTGCTTATGGTCGAGATTGTGGTGTCGATCGACTTTTTGATCGTTCAGTTCAGAGACGCCAACGACCTGGTCCGACTTTTGAGGTTGTGTAATTTGATCCCGCCCACTGGCGACTGACAGCCACTGAGGCTGCTGCAACAGAGCACCTAGTggcacctcgccgacgagtgTTGCGTGCATGCATGTTTGTGTGCTCGCTCGTAGAGCGCGGTATGGCGTGCACATCGATCGCTTCTACTCCTTGCATGTGGTCCACAGTGTCACGGGTCAGTTGATGCAGCAGctcccctctccctccctccctcagCCTTCCCGCCCccagcgcctcgcccgctcgctgcgctcgcgggcTCGTTCACTGCTAGACCTATGCATACTACACGTCCACATGTCCACGATTAAGACTACTGATGatgcccgccgccacgcctCTACagcttggcgttggcggccgCACCACCTGCCTCATCACCTAGTCAAACACGCTCAATGACCATGGCAGTGGCGGCACCCCCACCGTTGCAGATGGCGGCAACACCCTTCTGTCCGGGCTTGAGGGCGTGGATGAGGGTGGCAACGATACGGGCGCCCGAGGCACCAATGgggtggccgagggcgacggcaccGCCCTTGATGTTGATCTTGTCGAGCGAGATGCCGAGGACCTTTTCGGTGGCGACGGGAACAACCGAGAACGCCTCGTTGAACTCCCACAGGTCAATGTCGTCCTTGGT
This window encodes:
- the IMG2 gene encoding 54S ribosomal protein IMG2, mitochondrial; its protein translation is MLTSAATTSRRALLLARTVPAAARASSASASASASSPSPDAAARPVEVSFTPKYIVERTSTGQLPVYSDFRNGGNATTVVRRVKGNVLALRQDLANYLADGHIDPISKPPSVVIKPTSKQIEVRGRWVEEVKGWLEMRGF